The Montipora foliosa isolate CH-2021 chromosome 1, ASM3666993v2, whole genome shotgun sequence DNA segment TTGAATTATAGTCGAGATGAAGGCGATACGTTGTTGGCCCCTCAAGGTTGGGTGAACCAGATGAACGTGGTCGACAGTCTCAGTGCAGCCGGCAATGCCGATAGTGATGTGGCCAGCACCGCAGGATGGCTGCACAACAGTACACACCCCATCAAGACGGCTACCAAACTCTTTTACGGCAACAACAAAGCCACCATGATCATGTATCCTCATCTGGCTGCCATGCGAACGGGACGTTTGTTGGTCCCTCGCGTAGAAATGGTGATGGAACTGTTTTGCAACACCCCGGACTTTTTCCTGTTTGGGACCAAGACCAAAGGCACAGGGGTCAAAAAGTACGTCACCTTGGGTGCAGGGGATATCAAAGTCACCTTTCATTTGTGCCGTGTCAACCTGAATGTCAGTGTGGGTAACGAACTGATGACCAAGATCGACGTGAAAGGTCAAATGGCCAATTATCCCATGGTCAAAAGTCAAATCCGAACCTTCTCGTTCGATGGCAAGACCACGTTGTGGACCGAAGACCAGTTGTTCACAGGCCGTCTTCCCGATCGTTTGGTCGTCGGACTGCTGGATAGCAAAGCGTTTAATGGGGATTTGGAATATTACCCGTATGCCTTCCAAGATTTTGGAGTGAAGAGTATCCGTCAACTGGTGGGCGGAGAAGAATATCCCTATCCGACCTTGGAATTGAATGGCACCAATACGCGGAAAGACTGGTTGGGCTATCAACGTGTCTTGGAAGCCAGTGGTTCCCTAGTGAATCATCGTCCTCACCTGATTCAGCCAGGAGATTGGGGCTACGGCAAGAATTGTACCTTGTTCATGTTTAACAATGTACCCAGCGGGAATGCCGATTCACCGTATCATCGAAATCCCAAACAAAAAGGCAAGCTGCGTCTGGAAATCCGATTTAATGCTGCTCCCGACAAGAACATCACCATTTTGGTGTTTGGCGAATTCGAAGACAGCTTTCAAGCCGGTACCAACGGAAACATCCTGTATCAAAAGTACGAGTGAGCAGACATGGAATTTGTACCCTTGAGTGACGTGACCTTACGCGCCTTGGCCTTGGACGATCCGATCCTGAAACGCGTCTTTCACGGCGTCCACCCCTCTGATGGGCTTCCGTCACGCCCGCCCCGTACGACACGGGCCGCTTACATTGTCAATACGGATCCACGAGGGGAACCGGGTCAACATTGGTTGGGACTTTGGACGGAACAGAATCGGTGCGAAGTCATGGACAGTTACGGGCTCCCGATGACGACTTACCGTGCACCTGATTTGGAACGTTGGCTCGAAGACGAATGGAATGTCGTGCAATGGAACGATCGGACCCTTCAAGCTTTGAACAGTACCGCTTGCGGTCATTATGCTTTGATGTTTTTGAAAGAGAGGGTTCGGGGACGTACCATGGACGAATTTGTGCAAACCTTTTCTCCCCATGATTTTGTAGCCAACGACCGAAGGGTGGGTCGACAAGTACGTCGTCAAATAGTCCAAGAGGTCAATGCGCTACCCTGCCTTCAAGGTTGTACACCGCATGAACCGATTCTTCTACattgattaataaaaaaaaaatttcattacCTGTCGTGTCTTTGTTTTATGTAAGGGTATAAAAAAGATAATGTTCAGTGTTACCGTATCGATGAAGGATGATACGACAACCCAGTAGTACGATGATCGTCGGTCCCTCGGGGAGCGGTAAGACGCAATTGACCGAAGCGCTCTTGACGCAAGGCGATGTCTTTGAAGGAGGTCGGACCAAACCGTGTCATTACTGTTATGCCGTATGGCAACCGCGTTTCGAACGGATGAAAGGTCGTGGGATCCGATTTCACGAAGGGATCCCCGACATTTCGGATCTTCGACAATGGTTTGGAAAAAGTGGTGGCGGGATCCTGGTCTTGGACGATCTCATGGACGAAGGTGGCAACGATAAACGCGTGTTGGATCTATTCACCCGAGAATCGCATCATCGGAACATTACGGTGTTGTATTTGTGTCAAGACTTGTTTCCACCCGGCAAGTATGCCAAGACCATCTCCAGGAATGCCCATTATCTCTTCGTGTTCAAGAATCCTAGAGATCAATCGGGATTTCGAGCCTTGACGTTACAAGCCTTTCCCGATCGATGGCGTGACGTGCTTCGTCTCTTCGAGAGGTGCACGCAACGCCCGTACGGGTATATAATGATGGACCTTCATCCCGCTTCAGACGATCGGTACCGACTGTTCAGTTGTGTGACACCCTCGGATGGTCCGACCCAAGTGTGGAAACGTGAATGAGTAGTCCAGGATCCCCGTTTGCCCATTGGGATCCCTCTGACTATCAACGTGCCTTGACAGAGTACCGACGACAAACTCCTTCCACACCTTCCAGTCCCGGATCACCGTTTGACCAATTTCAATTTGAACGCAATCCCTCCGAGTATGAAAGGGAATTGCAAGAGTACCGTCAACAGCAACAACGACGGAGAGCCAAAGAACGCGCGGCTCGTCGACGTCGAAGACAAGGAGGACGTGCTTTGGCTTTGAGTGAACGACTCGAGACCGCCCAACGCATTCCTCTAGGAACCCGTTCGTTTTCTGAACCCAGGATGACGTCTGCCCCAGCCGGTGTGGGGAGCAGGACACCGCGGACGTCCCCGGCTGGTGTGGGGAACACCATTCCCAACATGACTCCCAGAAACAGTCCAGCCGGCGTCGGAACACGAACTCCCAATAGTACGATTCAAGAGTTTTTGGAAACGTTGGATCAGGGTCGTGTGCCGACACCCGAACCCAACGCCTTGTTGACCGAACTGGGACTTGACAATGCGGGAGGATTAGAGTCCGATGGGCTTTTAGCCCAACGACAACTCATGATGCGTTCTCTTTTGGACGGGAGTATCCCCGTGGCTCAGAGAACCCAGATCCAAAGAGATTACCTGATCTCCGACCAAGATTTACAAGATTTTGCCGCCAGTGGTCCTTCCAATCGTCCTACCACTGGAGGCAAACGCCCGCGCCCTACCACCGGAGGAAAACGCCCGCGTCGACGTCCTCTCCCAGCAGGTTCTCCTGCAGGTTCCCGTCGTCGAGGTAGCGGTGGCGGTGGCGGTGGCAGAGGCGGTGGCAGTGGCGGAGGCGGTGGCGGTGGCGGAGGCGGTGGCAGTGGCGGAGGCGGTGGCGGTGGCGGTGGCGGCGGAGGAGGTTCTCCTGGTGGCGGAGGTTCTCCTGGAGGGAGTCGCCGTGGAGGTCGACGACGTTTGAATCAGGACGGACTTCGTCGTCAAATGGATTTGTTATCTCAAGACGCCCGTCAACGAACGGATGGACGTCGTATCCGGAACATTACCCATACCA contains these protein-coding regions:
- the LOC138008087 gene encoding uncharacterized protein F54H12.2-like, translated to MSLELFTMPSTDITVDSYRMIPYSAAMTGIVPVTFTVPGLDEFVDLGRSFFEIELKLNSASTNGIVADTNAASDATDTKFVYVTNNLAHGLFKQINLRLGGVLMSEQTDTYMYKAYIETLLNYSRDEGDTLLAPQGWVNQMNVVDSLSAAGNADSDVASTAGWLHNSTHPIKTATKLFYGNNKATMIMYPHLAAMRTGRLLVPRVEMVMELFCNTPDFFLFGTKTKGTGVKKYVTLGAGDIKVTFHLCRVNLNVSVGNELMTKIDVKGQMANYPMVKSQIRTFSFDGKTTLWTEDQLFTGRLPDRLVVGLLDSKAFNGDLEYYPYAFQDFGVKSIRQLVGGEEYPYPTLELNGTNTRKDWLGYQRVLEASGSLVNHRPHLIQPGDWGYGKNCTLFMFNNVPSGNADSPYHRNPKQKGKLRLEIRFNAAPDKNITILVFGEFEDSFQAGTNGNILYQKYE
- the LOC138008091 gene encoding uncharacterized protein, giving the protein MIRQPSSTMIVGPSGSGKTQLTEALLTQGDVFEGGRTKPCHYCYAVWQPRFERMKGRGIRFHEGIPDISDLRQWFGKSGGGILVLDDLMDEGGNDKRVLDLFTRESHHRNITVLYLCQDLFPPGKYAKTISRNAHYLFVFKNPRDQSGFRALTLQAFPDRWRDVLRLFERCTQRPYGYIMMDLHPASDDRYRLFSCVTPSDGPTQVWKRE